The following is a genomic window from Candidatus Binatus sp..
CAGGATTGGCGCGAGCGAACCCCGCCTAACGACCTTCGTCCCGGGACTATTGCCGTTATCGAAGGCGACCTCGGCAAAATTCTGGAGGGCCGAATGCGCGCCGCGCGATGGCGACGGTTCGCAACCGGATGGCTCAAGGCCGGCGGCCGCCGAATCCGCTTGGTGTGGTTCAATCTTCCCGCTTACATGCGCGGCTACCTGCCTGCCGGACAACGGGTGCTGATCCGCGGCCGCGTCACCGGCGCCGCCGACGGAGGCCTCGAGATCGCGCAACCGGAAATTCATCAGTTGTCCGAAGGGGCGCCGCCGCGGATACGTCCCGTCTATCGCCTGCCGACATTCGTCGGGCAACGACTCTTCGCGAACCTGGTCACACGAACTCTCTCCCAGGGTTTCGTTCGCGGCGCGATTCCGGATGAAGTGCGCGGCGAGATTCCCTCCGTGCAGGATGCGCTGGCGTACCTGCACGATCCGCCGGCCGATGCGGACGTTCGCGCGCTGGAGGCCGGCGAATCGCCGGGACACATCGCGCTCGCATTCGACGAGCTGTTCGCATTCGAACTGGCGCTATTGATCGAGCGCGCCCGCAGCGCGCGTCGCACCGGTATCGCGCTCGACGGCCGCGAGGATCTGAGCACGCGGCTCATCCGCGAGCTGCCGTTTGAATTGACTAACGCACAGGCCGGCGCGATCGACGAAATCCGCGCTGACCTCGCGCGCCACGGCCAGATGAATCGGATGCTGATGGGCGACGTCGGCAGCGGAAAAACACTCGTCGCATTCTGGGCGATGCTGCGCGCGGTCGAATGCGGCCATCAAGCCGCGATGATGGCGCCGACCGAATTGCTCGCCGAGCAGCACTATCGCAGCTTTCAACGCCTGTGCGGAAAATTGAACATCCGCTCAGCTCTGCTGACCGGCCGCATCGGCGCCGTCGACCGAAAACCAATCCTGCGCGATCTTTCGAGCGGCGATCTCCCAATCGTCTTTGGCACTCACGCGCTCATCCAGGAACGCGTGCGCATTCGCGATCTGGCTCTCGGCGTGATCGACGAGCAACATCGCTTCGGTGTTTTCGATCGCGCGAAGATGAAGGCGCTTGGCGCGCGCGTGAATCTCCTCATGATGACCGCGACGCCGATTCCTCGCAGCCTCGCGATGAGCCTGTTCGCGAATCTCGACGTATCGTTTCTCGACGAGATGCCGCCGGGACGCACCCCAATCTCGACCGAAATTTATTCCGAGGACGATCTCGCGCGAACCCACGACCTCCTGCATGCCGAAATCCAAAACGGCGGCCGCGCGTACTACGTCGTGCCGTTCATCGACGGCGAGGATGATGAGGCGAAATCGGTATCCGCCACCGCGGCGAGAATCGCGAAGAGTGTATTGCGCGACGCACGCATCGGCACGATGCATGGCCGGATGGCCGGCGCGCAGAAGGATCGCGTGATGCGCGCGTTTCGCGACGGCGCGCTCGACATCCTGGTCTGCACAACCGTCGTCGAGGTGGGAATCGACGTGCCCGAAGCGACGGTGATCGTGATCGACGCCGCGGAACGCTACGGCCTCGCGCAATTGCATCAACTGCGCGGCAGGGTAGGGCGCGGCGACCAGCCCTCGCGATGCTGCCTGATCGCGTCGCGCGACTGCGACTCGGACTCGCTCGAACGGCTCAACGTCATGCGTCAATGCACCACTGGAAAGAGCGTCGCCGAAGCTGATTTGCAGCTCCGGGGACCCGGCGATCTACTCGGCGCGCGGCAGACCGGCGCGTTGCCGCTGCGATTCATTCACTTGGTGCGCGATCTTCACACCGTCGAGCGCGCGCGCCGCATGGCCGAAGATTGGCTGAAGCGCGATCCAAATCTCGAGAGCGCCGCGTCTGAAGGCGCGCGTGACGCGCTCCGGAAAATGCTGTCGCTCGGCTTCAGCTTGGGGGACGTCGGATAGTGTTCGAGTTTCAATTCGGCAGCGGCGCGCCCGACAATGTTGTCTTCTTCCAGATTTGCGCGACGAGATCGTTGGAGCGCTTCGCGGCGTCGCCAATGATCACCAGCACCGCCCGCGAATCGCGCTCGACGCGATGCGCGATCTTCGCGCCGTGCAATCGCTCGAGTGCGTCCTCACAGACTTGCGCGAAATTCGCCGCCGACGCTTCGCTGACAAACGCGATCACCCAGAGCAGAGTGATTGCACCGCTCTTTTTCAGCACCACTACGCGATCGCCGTCCCACGCCTTCGCGAGCGCCGCGCGCGGCGAATGCTCGCCGAGGTTCGCTTCGATGATCACGCGCAGCAACACCTCGCCGAACGTTCCTTCGTTGGCTTTCTTCCATTCCTTCAGACCCGTCTCGTAACCCGCTACACGCACGCGCGGCGGTGGAGCAGGGTGCTCGAAGTATGCCCTCGGATTCAGAATCTGCTCCGACGATTCGGGCGGATGCTTGTACAGCGCGTTGACGCCGGCCCATCCGTTGCGCCGATACGCCGCCGCCACGAAGCGCGCGCCATCCATGTACTGAAAAATAAACGGCGCCCGGATTCCGAGCGGCACGCCGCCGGCTCTTTTCGCAAACTCCTTTTCCATCGCCGGAATGTTCTTGAGAAAAGTCTCGAGCACCTCGTCATCCATCCGCCCGGCGATGTACGCGAACCCCGAGAGCGTCGCGTCGCCTTCCGCGACAGCGCCCAACGCCAGCGCGCGATCGTCATCTTCCTTCGCTTTCTCGAGCGCCGCACCGATGCCGAAATTCTGATCCTGCAGCGCATGCGTCAGTTCGTGCGCGATCACGTCGGTCGCTTCGCGCCGTTTCGACTCCGATAGCTTTACCCCTTGTGCGCCATGCCTTTCGACGATGATCATCTGCTTCTTGCGGAAGTCGTATAACCCGGCGATCTGCCCGCGCAACATCCCGATGTCAGCCGACTGAATATCGGTGCCCGCCGGAAACAGCCCGACCATCGCGCCGATCTTGTTGTCGAGCTCGATTTCCGCCTTGTTCTGGTGATCGGCGTCCGCTCTGATTTGCCGGACGACCTGAGCCGGCGTCAGGTACTTGAGCGCCACCTTGTTCCTGAATTTGAGCCCGCGCAGAGTCTGGATGCCCTCGATGATTTTCTGAATTTCCGCCGGCGTGAACGCGCCGTTGGCAATTTCACCGGCGCCAGGCGCGAGCGGCGACGCGACCAACAGCGCGAAGATCGCGATTGCGATCCGCGCATGACGCGCGACGCTGGGCGCCGGCCTCATTGCTCGTCAGGCGTCGGCGGCACTGCAATCTGCGTCGACGTGCTTGCGGTTTCGATCGTGCTCGCATTCCAGATTGCCGGTGCGAGCTGATCGAAATAGTTCGCGCCTTCGCCGATGATCACCAGCGCCGCATTCGCGCGGTAGTCGATTCGATGCGCGCTGGCGCCGCCGAGCAGGCGATCCAGCAGCGTCGCGTAGACCACGGCAAAATGGCTCGCAGTCTGCTTGTCCGTAAATGTCAGCATCCAGATCACGTTCAGCCCGCGGCTCTGCTGCAGCACGATCATGCGATCGGCGGTCCATCGCGAGGCGATCGCAATCTCGCTCGATTGCTTGCCCAGATTGCGCTCCAGGATCACGCGCAGCAGCAACTCCCCGTAAGTGCTGTCATCGACTTTCCTCCAGCCGTGCATGATTTGTTCGTAGCCGGAGAGCGCGATGCGCGGAGTGTGCGCGCGATCTTCGAAAAAAATCCCGGGATGCAAAATCTGATGCGTCGATTCCGGCGGACGTTGGTACAGCGCGTCCACCGCGCTCCATCCGCCGCGCCGATAAGCCTCCGCCACGAACCGCACGCCCTCCGAATACTGAAACAGCAGCGGTACGCTGAGCCCTTCCGGCGTGCCCGGCGACTCGGCCGCGAGCGATTGAGGCATGCCCTTGAGGCCGCCGATTAGCCGGTTCGAAATGTCGTTGTCCATTCGACCCATCGCGTACGCGAAACCCGCGAGCGTCGCGTCGCCTTCCGCGACGGCTTTCAGAGCCAGCGCGCGGTCATCGTTGTCTTTCACCGCGTCGAGACTTTTTTCGAGGCCGAAATTCTGATCCTGCAGCGCGTGAGTCAGTTCATGCGCCAGCAGCATCTCGCCGACGAGATCGCGCTGAATCAGAAATTGGCTCGTGGCGTTCCAGAAACCCAAATCGGCGCCACCCTTCACGAGCACCATCGTTTTCTCATGCGCATCGTAGAAGCCCGCCACCTGGCTCCGCAGCAGCTTCAACGTTTCAGCTTTCAGATCCATCTGCGACGGATACAGCCCCAGCAGCGCCCCGACGATTCCTTCGACCTGCAACTGGCTGTCGGTGTAATCGCGCATCATGTCCGCTTCGATCATCGCCTCGGCTTCGTCCCGCGTTTTCACGACGAGCGGCACCGGCTGCTTGAACTGAAGCTGGCGAAGCGTCGGCAGGCCTGCTTCGATTTTCTCCGCCTGGCTCGAATTGACGTGATCGCCGCTGACCAGCGAGTAGGCGCATCCCGCCAGCAGCATCGCCGCCACGATCAAATGCGCAAAGCCCGGCCACCGGCGCCGTCGCGCGTAACCGATGCGGCCGGAGCGCTTTTTCATTCCTGCACGATGATGATTGGAAATCCGAGATGCGCTGTTGCCGATGCGCGCGTTTCCGCCTCTGCCCGTGTCGAAAATGCGCCCATGCGCACACGGTAGTAGCGCCGCCCGGACGCATCAAGCCGATCGACGCGGATGTCGCGATAGTAGGCCAGCATCCGGTCGCGCAAACGGTCGGCATTGTCTTCGCGCGAAAACGAGCCGATCTGCACCAGGTAGCGCGGCGCCGATCCCACCGGCCGCGATCCCTCAGGCGCGCTGATCAGATCGATTCGC
Proteins encoded in this region:
- a CDS encoding ATP-dependent DNA helicase RecG, with the translated sequence MDDDRRASDSASLRITSPIAAMAGIGPKRAAALASRGIETAGDLIFHLPSRYQDWRERTPPNDLRPGTIAVIEGDLGKILEGRMRAARWRRFATGWLKAGGRRIRLVWFNLPAYMRGYLPAGQRVLIRGRVTGAADGGLEIAQPEIHQLSEGAPPRIRPVYRLPTFVGQRLFANLVTRTLSQGFVRGAIPDEVRGEIPSVQDALAYLHDPPADADVRALEAGESPGHIALAFDELFAFELALLIERARSARRTGIALDGREDLSTRLIRELPFELTNAQAGAIDEIRADLARHGQMNRMLMGDVGSGKTLVAFWAMLRAVECGHQAAMMAPTELLAEQHYRSFQRLCGKLNIRSALLTGRIGAVDRKPILRDLSSGDLPIVFGTHALIQERVRIRDLALGVIDEQHRFGVFDRAKMKALGARVNLLMMTATPIPRSLAMSLFANLDVSFLDEMPPGRTPISTEIYSEDDLARTHDLLHAEIQNGGRAYYVVPFIDGEDDEAKSVSATAARIAKSVLRDARIGTMHGRMAGAQKDRVMRAFRDGALDILVCTTVVEVGIDVPEATVIVIDAAERYGLAQLHQLRGRVGRGDQPSRCCLIASRDCDSDSLERLNVMRQCTTGKSVAEADLQLRGPGDLLGARQTGALPLRFIHLVRDLHTVERARRMAEDWLKRDPNLESAASEGARDALRKMLSLGFSLGDVG